The genomic interval ACATCGCCGGACTGTCGACCAACGGTCTGCTGAGCCTGATCTCGGTGGTCGTCGGCGGGCTGCTGATCGCCGGGGCCGCGGTGGGCGGAAACGTGGCGTCCACCCTGAACATGACGATCGGCTCGCTCTTCCTGCTGAGCGGCTTCGGCCACCTCTTCATCCTCGACCGCGCCGCGAACATCCTGGACTTCGGGATGCCGAACGTCGTCTTCAGCTTCGTCATGGGGCTGCTGATCCTCACGTTCGGCATGTACGGACGAGTGGCGGGCGGCCTGCCGCACGACAATCCGTACTGGCGCCGCCGCCACCCGGAGCAGGCGGACCGCGAGGCCACCGCCGCGCGTGGGCGCGCGGCGGCGGGCGGACAGCTCGGGCGGGGTGGCGCTCAGACCTTGCGGTAGCGGGCGTTGACCCAGGAGAACACCCCGAAGGCGACCAGTCCGAGGGCGATGACCACCAGGAGCCACGGGCCGACGGGGGTCTCGGTGAAGGAGCGCAGGGTGTCGTCCATGCCCTTGGACTCGTCCGGCTGATGC from Streptomyces sp. CA-278952 carries:
- a CDS encoding DUF4383 domain-containing protein; the protein is MKLSDELPVDHRLATVYRVGAGLCGAILLAFGILGFTSRLGFFETSGDHIAGLSTNGLLSLISVVVGGLLIAGAAVGGNVASTLNMTIGSLFLLSGFGHLFILDRAANILDFGMPNVVFSFVMGLLILTFGMYGRVAGGLPHDNPYWRRRHPEQADREATAARGRAAAGGQLGRGGAQTLR